The Ralstonia sp. RRA DNA segment CCAGCGCGCCCTGCTCAGCCCGATGACGGCCTGGGCCCAAGCCACCGCCAAGACCTTCACCAACCCCTTGAGCCCGCTGTCGATGGTGCCTGGCGCCCAGCGCTACGCCGCCGGCTACGAGCTGCTCTATCGCCTGGGCAAGGAATACGAGAAGCCGGAATTCGGCATCCGCTCCGTCAAGTCCAACGGGCGCGACATCCCGATCGTTGAGCAGACGATCATCGAGAAGCCGTTCTGCCGCCTGATCCGCTTCAAGCGCTACGCCGACGACGCCGAAACCATCAAGCTGCTCAAGGACGAGCCGATCGTGCTGGTGTGTGCGCCGCTGTCGGGGCACCATTCGACGCTGCTGCGCGACACCGTGCGCACGCTGCTGCAGGATCACAAGGTGTACGTCACGGATTGGATCGACGCCCGCATGGTGCCGGCCGAAGCCGGCGCGTTCCATCTGTCGGACTACATCAACTACATCCGCGAGTTCATCAACCACATCGGTGCCGACAAGCTGCACGTGATCTCGGTGTGCCAGCCGACCGTGCCGGTGCTGGCTGCCATCTCGCTGATGGCCTCGGACGGCGAAAAGACGCCGCGCACCATGACCATGATGGGCGGCCCGATCGACGCCCGTAAGAGCCCGACCGCTGTCAACTCGCTGGCGACCAACAAGTCGCACAGCTGGTTCGAGACCAACGTGATCTACACGGTGCCGGCCAACTACCCGGGCCACGGCCGCAAGGTCTATCCGGGCTTCCTGCAGCACGCCGGCTTCGTGGCCATGAACCCGGACCGCCACGTCTCGTCGCACTACGACTACTACCTGAGCCTGATCGAAGGCGACACCGAAGACGCCGAAGCCCACGTCCGTTTCTACGACGAGTACAACGCCGTCCTCGACATGGCCGCCGAGTACTACCTCGAAACCATCCGCGACGTGTTCCAGGAGTTCCACCTGGCCAACGGCACGTGGGTCATCGAAGGCAAGCCGGTGCGCCCGCAGGACATCAAGGGCACCGCGCTGTTCACCATCGAAGGCGAGCTGGACGATATCTCCGGCAGCGGCCAGACCGAGGCGGCCCACGGCCTGTGCACCGGCATTCCCAAGGCGCGCAAGCAGCATTTGACGGCACCGAAGTGCGGCCACTACGGCATCTTCTCGGGCCGCCGCTGGCGCGAGCAGGTGTATCCGCAACTGCGCGATTTCATTCGCCAGTACGATCAGGGCGCACCCCGCATCAAGGCCGTCGCCTAAGTCCGGCGCACCAGAAAAAAAGCCTCGCAACCGCGAGGCTTTTTTGTTTTGAGATGGCGTGCGACTCAGCCCTCAGGCCGCTCCAGATAGGCCAGCAGCATCTTGATGTGCAACTGCGCGAAGGCTTCGTGCTCGTCAGCCGAGGCGATGTCTCGGCCGATCACCGCGCTGATCGTGTAGCGATTGGACAGCACGTAGTAGCCCAGCGCAGAGATCGTGAGGTACAGCCGCGAGACATCCACATCCTTGTGGAAGATGCCGCTGCGCTGACCCCGCTCGACCACACCACGCAGCACGTCGATGACCGGGTTGACCAGCTCCCCCAGGTGCGGCGACGTCTTCAGGTGCCGCGCCTCATGCAGGTTCTCGCTGTTGAGCAGGCGGATGAACTCGGGGTTCTCGTAGTAGAAATCCCAGACGAAACGCGCCAGCTGGATGACCGCTTCGCGCGGGTCGGACGACTCGATCTGCACTTGCTCTTCAGCCTGCTTGAAGCGGAAGTACATGTGCTCGAGCACGGTCAGGAAGAGCTTTTCCTTACTGCCGTAGTAGTAGTACAGCATGCGCTCGTTGGTCTCGGCGCGGCGGGCGATGGCGTCGACACGGGCGCCGGCAAAGCCACCGCGTGAGAACTCTTCAAGTGCCGCAGCGAGGATGCGCCGGCGTGTGCCAGCGGGGTCGCGACGTGCGCGGGGTGCGGCAGAATCGCCCGAGGTATCGACGGGATCAATGTCGGCGAGCGGCGCGGCTGGGTAAGACGGCATGGCACGTCGGTCCGTTTAGAACCTAAGGATTATGTCATACGGTTAAGACATGATCGCCGCGGTCAATGTCAGGGCATGCACGCCTTGCGCGGCCGCCAAATCAGCGATAATGGCAGGCTATTCAAACGATAAGTCCCATCGTGGTTTCCTTGGTCCCCGCATTGGCCAATTCCCTGGCCGACCGGCTCGAACACCTCCTGCCGCAGACGCAATGCACCAAGTGCGGCTACAACGGCTGCCGCCCGTACGCTGAAGCCATGGCGAGCGGTGAGGCGCTGCCCAACCGTTGCCCGCCGGGCGGTGCAGAGGGCATCCGCCGCTTGTCCGAGGCGCTCGGCCGCACGGGCGATCTGCTGCCGCTGGACCCAACCAACGGCATCGAGCAGCCACGCGCTGTGGCCGTCATCGACCCGGAACGCTGTATCGGCTGCACGTTGTGTATTCAGGCATGCCCGGTCGATGCCATCGTCGGCGCACCCAAAGCGATGCACACGGTGCTGGAAGACTGGTGTACCGGCTGTGACCTCTGCGTACCGCCCTGCCCGGTCGATTGCATCGACATGATCCCCATCACCGGTGAACGCACGGGCTGGGACGCCTGGAGCCAGGCACAGGCCGACGTCGCCCACGATCGCTACGATTTCCGCAACGCCCGCCTCAAACGCGAGCAAGCCGAGAACGAAGCACGCCTGGC contains these protein-coding regions:
- the phaZ gene encoding polyhydroxyalkanoate depolymerase gives rise to the protein MLYQLHEFQRALLSPMTAWAQATAKTFTNPLSPLSMVPGAQRYAAGYELLYRLGKEYEKPEFGIRSVKSNGRDIPIVEQTIIEKPFCRLIRFKRYADDAETIKLLKDEPIVLVCAPLSGHHSTLLRDTVRTLLQDHKVYVTDWIDARMVPAEAGAFHLSDYINYIREFINHIGADKLHVISVCQPTVPVLAAISLMASDGEKTPRTMTMMGGPIDARKSPTAVNSLATNKSHSWFETNVIYTVPANYPGHGRKVYPGFLQHAGFVAMNPDRHVSSHYDYYLSLIEGDTEDAEAHVRFYDEYNAVLDMAAEYYLETIRDVFQEFHLANGTWVIEGKPVRPQDIKGTALFTIEGELDDISGSGQTEAAHGLCTGIPKARKQHLTAPKCGHYGIFSGRRWREQVYPQLRDFIRQYDQGAPRIKAVA
- a CDS encoding TetR/AcrR family transcriptional regulator, giving the protein MPSYPAAPLADIDPVDTSGDSAAPRARRDPAGTRRRILAAALEEFSRGGFAGARVDAIARRAETNERMLYYYYGSKEKLFLTVLEHMYFRFKQAEEQVQIESSDPREAVIQLARFVWDFYYENPEFIRLLNSENLHEARHLKTSPHLGELVNPVIDVLRGVVERGQRSGIFHKDVDVSRLYLTISALGYYVLSNRYTISAVIGRDIASADEHEAFAQLHIKMLLAYLERPEG
- the rsxB gene encoding electron transport complex subunit RsxB, producing the protein MVSLVPALANSLADRLEHLLPQTQCTKCGYNGCRPYAEAMASGEALPNRCPPGGAEGIRRLSEALGRTGDLLPLDPTNGIEQPRAVAVIDPERCIGCTLCIQACPVDAIVGAPKAMHTVLEDWCTGCDLCVPPCPVDCIDMIPITGERTGWDAWSQAQADVAHDRYDFRNARLKREQAENEARLAAKAAAKLAAVSAEQPADDAERAAQARKKAIIQAAIERARQKQAEMAARGQGPRNITDVSADVQAQIDEAEARRKRIADQIEHSANPDTDQP